CGTTCACCTCCGCCAGCACCTCTGCCCTGGTGGTCAAAAGGAGCGGTCTTTGCTCGGGCATTCGTCTGAGGTAGAGCCGTGACCAGGCGTGCAATCGCTGTAGAGGCTGTTCAGTGCCAGGTTTTTCACCGCTGTGCAGCAGGGAGGCCTCGAGGATATCCTGCCTCGATTCCTCGTCTTCTCCAGCGCCCAGGGCCGTGTGAAAGCTGTGCTCCAGCTGGTAAAACTGTGCCAGCCTGGCTCTGAGCTCTGAGCGCTCCCGGTCCAGTATGTGGGCCAGACAGAGATAAACTGCCGCCTCCACCAGTTCTTCCTCCTCGCTTGCCAGGCGTACGCCGCTCTGCTTCAAGTGGGCAAGAAGATAGGTGCGAGCGCCTTCAGGATCTTCCTGCAGTACCTGCGCCCTCATCGCCTCCAGAGCCCCACCGTCCTGGTGCAGCTGCCCCAGCTGCAGGTATGTCTTGAGTCCTCTGTGGACCATTTCCGAGAAGGAGGAGTCGAGTACCGGGCAAAAAGGTTCCACAAAATGACTTTCCTGGAGCTCCGGAGGCAAATTGAGGTCCCAGTCTGGCACTATTTGCAGCACTCTGATTGTGGGAAAGTAGAGAACAAGCCTCTTCAAATCGTCCTGGTCCAGAAAAGTATGGGGAAAGCAGGTGATAATGAGCGGTCCATACTCACTGTCGATGGTAGCTTCCTTACTTTTGTCTGTAGTAGCCGTCATGCGAGTTGTACTCCTCAGAAAACATTATTGTGGCTGTTCAGGGCATCGATGAGGGCAACCATGGCCTGTACCGAACGCTCGAACAACTGCTGCCCCTTTTCTCTGGTGGCATGGCCCGCGTCACCCCAGACCCCTCCAGGCCAGTAGCGTTGTTTATCCCTGACGAGAAGATGTGGGGGAAAATGCGGCTTCTCTTTGGGACGATCGCTGCCAACCAGACTGTTTCGCAAAAAGAGCATGAGGGAAGTCTCCACCTCACCGGCATGAGAGTCGTCTTTGCTGACGATGATCTCCTGCCAGGCGCGGGGAGCCACATCCAGAGCAGAGAGCACTGCCAAGCCTATTTCTGGGTGGCGCTCGAGCAGTTCCTCGCCGGTCTCCACCAGGCTGCTTATCTGCAGAGCACTGGCGTGGCCGCTGATAATGAGAAAATTGCGGAGCCCCTGGCGGTAGAGGTCGCTGACAATGTCTCGCACCACAGCTCGCAAGGTGGAGCCTCGAATGCCGATGGTGCCCGGGTGCTCGCGAGTGCTCCTCATGAGGCCATAGTGTACAGGAGGGGCGACGAAGACTTCAGTGCGGCGTGCCACTTCTTTGCAGAGCTCATAAACATGAATGGTATCCGTGCCCAGGGGAAGATGGGGTCCGTGCTCCTCTACTGAACCGCAGGGAAGGAGAACCGTTCTGGTCCTCTCGAGGCCGGCAATAAAGTCGGGCATTGTTATTTCTTCGATTATCATGGCTGCTCCAGCAGAACTGCTATCCATTGCAATGTCATCTACTGTGGAGGTAATTGTTCTGGGCCCTGGTGAATTGAGTCGCTGTCTGCAACACTTGCTGCGCTCCTGGGAGCAGGAATTGTGTCCCCACCGAGTGGCCACTGCAGTCGCATGACTCCTCGTGGTCCGGTGATCAGCAGCACCACAGTGCCAGCCCTGTTGTCGCCCTCTTCAGGAGCGACTGCCGGGCTCTTGGCAGCAAATCGTAGGCGGTATACTTTTTCCCAGGGCTGGATATAGGGGTAGAATGTAGTGATCAGAGGAGTGGGCTTGCGAACTCTTCTGACATCAACCGGGGTTTGAGGCGCTTGTCCTTCCACATGCAAGTAAAAGCGCCAGGCAGATTTCGGATTGGCCAGATCGCTCCAGTCGGTTTGCGGCAGGTAGGCGGCCAGCAGGAATTCGTGAAATTTAGTGCCCTGCTGCAGCTGCTCGTCCCAGAGCTGCAATTTTTGCTGTTCACTCAGATAGTAAGCCCTGCTATATGCTTCCACGTAAGCCCGGCGAAAGGGCAGGGAGAGATAGGTGGCAGTGACCAGGAGTTCTGTGTCCAACTTGTTGTAAAGAGTGCCGGAACGTGTCCAGCTGTCAAGCACCTGACCATAGTCTCCCTGTTCCGCAGCAGTGCTGGCTGCGGTGACATGGTCCACTCGTTGGGGCAGGCTGCCTATGGATGAACAGCTGCCGACAAAAACGAGCAAAACAACCACAGATATCAGGCGGCCCGGGCTGCGTTTTTCTCTTATGCCATGCCATAAATGTTCGCGATTCATGAGCCAATCCCGTTCCAGTGAAATAGTTGCTGCACCTCCAGTGGCTCAGCTGTCTGCTTCACTGGTGGTCTCTTTCCTGCCGTTTGCAGCTGCGGCTTCTTCAACAAAAACTCTGGCGAAAATGTCGTTCACATAACGCAGGTAATAGTGGATGTCGAAGAGGTTGTCCAGTTCGTCTCTTGATAGAGATTGAGCAATTGCCGGATCAGCTTCGAGCAGTTTTCTGAAATTGCCTCCTTCGCTCCATGCTGCCATGGCATGGCGCTGCACTGCCCTGTAGGCCTGTTCGCGGCTCCAGCCCTTCTGAGTCAGGCTCAACATGATCCTCTGGGAGTTGAAGAGACCTGCAGTGCGCTCGAGGTTTTGCTTCATCCGCTCGCGGTGGACCGTCATACCCCTCAAAATGGCTGTGGTTCGATGCAGCATGGTATCCAGCAAGATGGTGCTGTCAGGCGCTATGATTCTTTCGACTGAGGAGTGACTGATGTCTCGTTCATGCCACAGGGCCACATTTTCGAGGGCGGCGATTGCCTGCGTTCTCACTACGCGAGCCAGACCGCAGATATTTTCAGCAACGATGGGGTTTCGTTTGTGGGGCATGGCAGAGGAGCCTTTTTGAGCCTTGCCGAAGGGCTCCTCCACCTCCAGTACTTCGGTGCGCTGCAGGTGGCGAATTTCTGTGGCGATTTTCTCCAGGCTGGCCGCAATGATGGCCAGTACGGAAAAGTATTCGGCGTGACGATCTCGTTGAATGATCTGGGTGGAGATGGGAGCAGGCTGTAAACCCAGACGAGTGCAGGCAATCTGCTCCACCCTTGGATCCACATTGGCATAGGTGCCCACGGCCCCGGAAATTTTGCCCACGCGCACGGTTTCTCTTGCCTGAACGAGACGAGAGCGGTTGCGGACAAACTCAGCATACCACAGGGCAAGTTTGAGACCAAAGGTTATAGGTTCGGCATGGACCCCGTGAGAACGGCCAATCATTACCGTGTCTTTGTGCTCAAAAGCCAGCTGCTTCAGGGTGACAAGGAGGTCGTCCACATCCTGGAGCAGGATATCTGCAGCCTCTACGAGAAGCAGGGCCAGGCTGGTGTCCAGTACATCTGAGGATGTGAGTCCGAGATGAAGGTAACGACCGTTTTCACCCACATGCTCCGTGACACAGGTGAGAAAGGCGATGACGTCGTGGCGTACTTCTTCTTCGATCGCTTCGATTCGTTCAAGACTGAAGTCTGCCTTGCGCAGGATGGTCTCGGCTGCCTCGGCAGGAATTTGCTGCAGTTCGGCCATGGCGGCAACCACGGCAAGCTCCACCTGCAACCATTTGCGGTAGCGGTTTTCGGGCTCCCACAGGCGGCCCATCTGCGGTCGAGTGTAACGCGGTATCATCGGCATCCTTCAATTGCCACATATCCGGTGGCAAGGCGTCTCTGGATGCCCGCTTATATCACAGGAAGCCTGTTGGCATCAACCAACCAGGCTGCCGGGACGTCACTTTTTCCTTGCGGGGCAACAGGAGTCAGCAGGGCAAACTGGCATAAGGTGAGATGTTGTCACCCCCCTGCAGGGCTCGCTCGTTGACAGCTCTCGGCTGCTGTGGCATAGTGATTTCAGGCGACAGAGTCATGCCAGTGGGCTCTTGCACACGATTCCAAGGTGCGTCCAGGTCTAGCCCGGATATTTCATGAAATCATGAATTGTCTGCAGGAACCATTCGAGAAAAATGTGACGATGGCTTTTGGACAACTGTAAGGCCACAGGGAGGGAGAGATGATTTCGAAAGCTGAAGCTGGAATCATTTGGCTCGAGGACCTTCGCAAAGAGGACGTAGCTCTTGTGGGGGGAAAGAACGCCAACCTCGGTGAACTGAGCGGCGTTGTGGGGGCACCGGTGCCGCCAGGCTTTGCTGTCACCGGCCGCCTCTACCGCGATTTCATGGATGGGGCCAGATTGACTGCCAGAGTAGCGGCAATTCTCGAGGGCCTTGACTCCAATGAACTGGAAGAACTCATGAAGGCCTCAGAGGCAATTCGAAAAATGATAGAGGAGACGGCTATTCCAGAAGAAGTGCAGCAGCAAATACTCGGGGCCTACGATGAACTCGGACAGAGATGCCGCAAGAAAGATGTGCTGGTGGCGGTGAGGTCTTCAGCTACGGCAGAAGATTTGCCCGGCGCCAGTTTTGCCGGTCAGCAAGACACTTTCCTCAATGTGCGCCGAGTTGAGCTGTTGG
The Deltaproteobacteria bacterium genome window above contains:
- a CDS encoding creatininase family protein, with the translated sequence MIIEEITMPDFIAGLERTRTVLLPCGSVEEHGPHLPLGTDTIHVYELCKEVARRTEVFVAPPVHYGLMRSTREHPGTIGIRGSTLRAVVRDIVSDLYRQGLRNFLIISGHASALQISSLVETGEELLERHPEIGLAVLSALDVAPRAWQEIIVSKDDSHAGEVETSLMLFLRNSLVGSDRPKEKPHFPPHLLVRDKQRYWPGGVWGDAGHATREKGQQLFERSVQAMVALIDALNSHNNVF
- a CDS encoding adenylosuccinate lyase, with product MIPRYTRPQMGRLWEPENRYRKWLQVELAVVAAMAELQQIPAEAAETILRKADFSLERIEAIEEEVRHDVIAFLTCVTEHVGENGRYLHLGLTSSDVLDTSLALLLVEAADILLQDVDDLLVTLKQLAFEHKDTVMIGRSHGVHAEPITFGLKLALWYAEFVRNRSRLVQARETVRVGKISGAVGTYANVDPRVEQIACTRLGLQPAPISTQIIQRDRHAEYFSVLAIIAASLEKIATEIRHLQRTEVLEVEEPFGKAQKGSSAMPHKRNPIVAENICGLARVVRTQAIAALENVALWHERDISHSSVERIIAPDSTILLDTMLHRTTAILRGMTVHRERMKQNLERTAGLFNSQRIMLSLTQKGWSREQAYRAVQRHAMAAWSEGGNFRKLLEADPAIAQSLSRDELDNLFDIHYYLRYVNDIFARVFVEEAAAANGRKETTSEADS